A genomic stretch from Anser cygnoides isolate HZ-2024a breed goose chromosome 30, Taihu_goose_T2T_genome, whole genome shotgun sequence includes:
- the LOC136787625 gene encoding olfactory receptor 14J1-like, with the protein MSNSSSITEFLLQTFADTRELQLLHFGLFLGIYLAALLGNGLILTAVACDHRLHTPMYFFLLNLALLDLGCISTTLPKAMANVLWDTRAISYQGCAAQVFFFLFFISAELYVLTVMSYDRYVAICKPLHYGSLVGSRACAQMAAAAWGSGFLNAVLHTATTFSLPLCQGNAVDQFFCEIPQILKLSCSDAYLREDGALVFSVSLVFSCFVFIVLSYVQIFRAVLRMPSEQGRHKAFSTCLPHLSVVSLMVSTATFAYLKPPSISSPLLDLLLAVLYVVVPPAVNPLIYSMRNQDLKATLKKLVLVVIFI; encoded by the coding sequence atgtccaacagcagctccatcactgagttcctcctgcagacattcgcagacacgcgggagctgcagctcctgcactttgggctcttcctgggcatctacctggctgccctcctgggcaacggcctcatcctcaccgccgtagcctgcgaccaccgcctccacacccccatgtacttcttcctcctcaacctcgccctcctcgacctgggctgcatctccaccactctccccaaagccatggccaatgttctctgggacaccagggccatctcctatcaagggtgtgctgctcaggtctttttctttctcttctttatatcAGCAGAACTTTATGTTCTCAccgtcatgtcctacgaccgctacgttgccatctgcaagcccctgcactacgggagcctcgtgggcagcagagcttgtgcccagatggcagcagctgcctggggcagtggctttctcaatgctgtcctgcacacggccactacattttccctgcccctctgccaaggcaatgctgtggaccagttcttctgtgaaatcccccagatcctcaaactctcctgctcagatgcctacctcagagaagatggggcacttgtgtttagtgtttctttagtctttagttgttttgttttcattgtgttgtcctatgtgcagatcttcagggcagtgctgaggatgccctctgagcagggccggcacaaagccttttccacttGCCTCCCTCACCTGTCTGTGGTCTCCCTGATGGTCAGCACTGCCAcctttgcctacctgaagcctccctccatctcctcaCCATTAttggacctgctgctggcagttttATATGTAGTagtacctccagcagtgaaccccctcatctacagcatgaggaaccaggacctgaaagccacactgaagaaactggTTCTAGTGGTAATATTTATTTAG